The nucleotide window TATTTTCGTCAAAGCGGTAGACGCGCTGCGGGATTCCGTCGCCTATGGTTTGTCCGAGGTATTTTTAACGGGCACCATTACGATTGTGGTCGCATTTTTGCTCACATTTTTCCTGAAGGAGGTCACGCTGCGCACCAGCAATAAAGACAATACCCGGCACTATGGCGAAGATGGCCGCCAAATGCGGCTGAACCTTACGCGGGCGGAAAAAAATTAAATTTTGCCGGTTCCGGTCGTCATGGGATAAACCCTGTCGCGCATACAAAGGAAGTAGATGATTGCAATGCGTTGGAAAGGGTGATTCGCACATGAAGGCGCACGCGGTGTTTGAAGGGGGTGGGGTTAAGGCCATCGCGCTGGTAGGCGCCTTGCAAGCTGCGGAGGAGCGGGCGATCCGACTGGAAAAAGTGGCGGGGACATCATCCGGGGCCATTATCGCTTCGCTCGTGGCCGCGGGATTTACCGGCGAAGAGATGAAGGACATTTTGCTTGCGACGTCGTTTACCGACTTTTTGCAACGGA belongs to Bacilli bacterium and includes:
- a CDS encoding patatin-like phospholipase family protein, giving the protein MKAHAVFEGGGVKAIALVGALQAAEERAIRLEKVAGTSSGAIIASLVAAGFTGEEMKDILLATSFTDFLQR